A genomic region of Sarcophilus harrisii chromosome 6, mSarHar1.11, whole genome shotgun sequence contains the following coding sequences:
- the NUP54 gene encoding nucleoporin p54 isoform X1 — protein sequence MSFNFGAPAGSTATTATPAAPTGFGGLEAANSTNTGFNFGGFGLAANPAVNFNIGSFGVSTTAAAPFSFGNPLASAGTFGGFGTTTTTSGSAFSFSAPTNTGTSGLFGATQNKGFGFGTGFGTTTGSSTGLGTGLGFGTFNTQQSQSNLGGLFSQPTQAPVQSNQLINTASALSAPTLLGDERDAILAKWNQLQAFWGTGKGYFNNNIPPVEFTQENPFCRFKAVGYSCMPNNKDEDGLVVLIFNRKEADIRSQQQQLIESFHKILGGNQTLTVNVEGVKTLPDDQTEVVIYVVERSPNGTSRRVPATTLYAHFEQANIKTSLQQLGVTLSMTRTELSPAQIKQLLQNPPAGVDPIIWEQAKVDNPDSEKLIPVPMVGFKELLRRLKVQDQMTKQHQTRLDIISEDISELQKNQTTTLAKIAQYKRKLMELSHRTLQVLIKQEIQRKSGYAIQADEEQLRVQLDTIQCELNAPTQFKGRLNELMSQIRMQNHFGAVKSEERYYVDADLLREIKQHLKQQQEGLSHLISIIKDDLEDIKLIEHGLNENIHIRGGVFS from the exons ATGTCTTTCAATTTCGGGGCTCCCGCGGGCAGCACGGCCACGACCGCCACCCCCGCCGCCCCTACAG GATTTGGTGGGCTGGAGGCCGCCAACTCCACCAACACGGGGTTTAATTTTGGGGGTTTCGGATTAGCTGCTAATCCCGCCGTGAACTTTAATATTGGGAGTTTCGGTGTCTCCACCACCGCCGCGGCCCCCTTCAGTTTTGGTAACCCTCTGGCCAGCGCAG GTACGTTTGGAGGGTTTGGAACCACTACTACAACGTCAGGTTCTGCATTCAGCTTTTCTGCTCCCACTAACACAGGCACAAGTG GCCTCTTTGGTGCTACTCAGAACAAAGGTTTTGGATTTGGAACTGGTTTTGGCACAACTACAGGAAGCAGTACTGGTTTGGGAACTGGGCTAGGATTTGGTACATTTAATACACAGCAGAGTCAAAGTA ATTTAGGTGGTCTCTTCAGTCAGCCCACACAAGCCCCCGTCCAGTCAAACCAGCTGATCAATACAGCAAGTGCTCTTTCTGCCCCAACACTACTGGGAGATGAAAGAGATGCTATTTTGGCAAAATGGAATCAACTCCAGGCCTTCTGGGGAACAGGCAAAGGATACTTCAACAATAACATTCCACCTGTGGAATTTACCCAGGAAAATCCCTTCTGTAGATTTAAG GCAGTAGGTTATAGCTGCATGCCCAACAATAAGGATGAAGATGGACTGgtagttttaattttcaatagaaAGGAAGCAGATATCCGAAGCCAGCAACAACAGCTAATAGAATCATTCCATAAAATTCTGGGAGGAAACCAGACCCTTACTGTTAATGTGGAAGGTGTGAAAACGTTGCCAGATGACCA gacagaAGTTGTCATATATGTTGTTGAACGTTCTCCAAATGGCACATCAAGGCGCGTTCCAGCTACAACACTATATGCCCATTTTGAACAGGCAAATATAAAAACATCATTGCAGCAACTTGGAGTTACCCTTTCTATGACTAGAACAGAGCTCTCTCCTGCACAGATTAAGCAGCTTCTACAGAATCCTCCTGCTG GTGTTGATCCAATTATCTGGGAACAGGCCAAAGTGGATAACCCTGACTCTGAAAA GCTGATTCCTGTGCCAATGGTGGGTTTTAAAGAACTTCTCCGAAGATTGAAGGTCCAAGACCAGATGACTAAGCAGCATCAGACCAGATTAGAT attaTATCTGAAGATATCAGTGAGTTACAGAAGAATCAGACAACCACTCTGGCTAAAATAGCACAATACAAGAGGAAACTCATGGAGCTTTCCCACAGGACCTTGCAG GTCCTCATTAAGCAGGAAATTCAGAGGAAGAGTGGTTATGCTATCCAAGCTGACGAAGAGCAGCTCCGAGTACAGCTGGACACAATTCAATGTGAACTAAATGCACCTACACAGTTCAAG GGTCGACTAAATGAGTTGATGTCCCAGATCAGGATGCAGAATCACTTTGGAGCTGTGAAATCTGAGGAACGATATTATGTAGATGCTGATCTTCTCCGGGAAATCAAACAG CATTTGAAACAACAACAGGAAGGCCTCAGCCACTTGATTAGCATCATAAAAGATGATCTGGAGGACATAAAATTGATAGAACACGGATTGAATGAGAACATCCATATCAGAGGAGGAGTCTTCAGTTGA
- the NUP54 gene encoding nucleoporin p54 isoform X2: MSFNFGAPAGSTATTATPAAPTGTFGGFGTTTTTSGSAFSFSAPTNTGTSGLFGATQNKGFGFGTGFGTTTGSSTGLGTGLGFGTFNTQQSQSNLGGLFSQPTQAPVQSNQLINTASALSAPTLLGDERDAILAKWNQLQAFWGTGKGYFNNNIPPVEFTQENPFCRFKAVGYSCMPNNKDEDGLVVLIFNRKEADIRSQQQQLIESFHKILGGNQTLTVNVEGVKTLPDDQTEVVIYVVERSPNGTSRRVPATTLYAHFEQANIKTSLQQLGVTLSMTRTELSPAQIKQLLQNPPAGVDPIIWEQAKVDNPDSEKLIPVPMVGFKELLRRLKVQDQMTKQHQTRLDIISEDISELQKNQTTTLAKIAQYKRKLMELSHRTLQVLIKQEIQRKSGYAIQADEEQLRVQLDTIQCELNAPTQFKGRLNELMSQIRMQNHFGAVKSEERYYVDADLLREIKQHLKQQQEGLSHLISIIKDDLEDIKLIEHGLNENIHIRGGVFS, from the exons ATGTCTTTCAATTTCGGGGCTCCCGCGGGCAGCACGGCCACGACCGCCACCCCCGCCGCCCCTACAG GTACGTTTGGAGGGTTTGGAACCACTACTACAACGTCAGGTTCTGCATTCAGCTTTTCTGCTCCCACTAACACAGGCACAAGTG GCCTCTTTGGTGCTACTCAGAACAAAGGTTTTGGATTTGGAACTGGTTTTGGCACAACTACAGGAAGCAGTACTGGTTTGGGAACTGGGCTAGGATTTGGTACATTTAATACACAGCAGAGTCAAAGTA ATTTAGGTGGTCTCTTCAGTCAGCCCACACAAGCCCCCGTCCAGTCAAACCAGCTGATCAATACAGCAAGTGCTCTTTCTGCCCCAACACTACTGGGAGATGAAAGAGATGCTATTTTGGCAAAATGGAATCAACTCCAGGCCTTCTGGGGAACAGGCAAAGGATACTTCAACAATAACATTCCACCTGTGGAATTTACCCAGGAAAATCCCTTCTGTAGATTTAAG GCAGTAGGTTATAGCTGCATGCCCAACAATAAGGATGAAGATGGACTGgtagttttaattttcaatagaaAGGAAGCAGATATCCGAAGCCAGCAACAACAGCTAATAGAATCATTCCATAAAATTCTGGGAGGAAACCAGACCCTTACTGTTAATGTGGAAGGTGTGAAAACGTTGCCAGATGACCA gacagaAGTTGTCATATATGTTGTTGAACGTTCTCCAAATGGCACATCAAGGCGCGTTCCAGCTACAACACTATATGCCCATTTTGAACAGGCAAATATAAAAACATCATTGCAGCAACTTGGAGTTACCCTTTCTATGACTAGAACAGAGCTCTCTCCTGCACAGATTAAGCAGCTTCTACAGAATCCTCCTGCTG GTGTTGATCCAATTATCTGGGAACAGGCCAAAGTGGATAACCCTGACTCTGAAAA GCTGATTCCTGTGCCAATGGTGGGTTTTAAAGAACTTCTCCGAAGATTGAAGGTCCAAGACCAGATGACTAAGCAGCATCAGACCAGATTAGAT attaTATCTGAAGATATCAGTGAGTTACAGAAGAATCAGACAACCACTCTGGCTAAAATAGCACAATACAAGAGGAAACTCATGGAGCTTTCCCACAGGACCTTGCAG GTCCTCATTAAGCAGGAAATTCAGAGGAAGAGTGGTTATGCTATCCAAGCTGACGAAGAGCAGCTCCGAGTACAGCTGGACACAATTCAATGTGAACTAAATGCACCTACACAGTTCAAG GGTCGACTAAATGAGTTGATGTCCCAGATCAGGATGCAGAATCACTTTGGAGCTGTGAAATCTGAGGAACGATATTATGTAGATGCTGATCTTCTCCGGGAAATCAAACAG CATTTGAAACAACAACAGGAAGGCCTCAGCCACTTGATTAGCATCATAAAAGATGATCTGGAGGACATAAAATTGATAGAACACGGATTGAATGAGAACATCCATATCAGAGGAGGAGTCTTCAGTTGA